The following are encoded in a window of Candidatus Zixiibacteriota bacterium genomic DNA:
- a CDS encoding outer membrane lipoprotein carrier protein LolA: protein MLSPTVCCHAKSKAPTRRGGVFGLLGLLAVIGLPLQAPEQALACSADSAVSLFEKQVSAQQIIRLKYRKEAHSLVFGEREPEAGTLWLGPPKRYRVESPTQTIVRGADTLWTYTPSTKQVTLRVGGLDSLEFGPAGFFGSLRQDFLVVDCRLDTVGTHPSWQVRLAAKTETAPIQRLTLWIDCRTHWAASASYVDYNEETAQLTFSDYRFDIMEGKDPFGFVYPRGVERIVLPNTDRTRRRGGAVE, encoded by the coding sequence ATGCTGTCGCCGACCGTCTGTTGCCATGCAAAGTCCAAAGCGCCCACCCGAAGGGGCGGTGTCTTTGGCTTATTGGGCCTTCTGGCCGTGATCGGGCTGCCCCTACAGGCACCGGAGCAGGCACTCGCCTGTTCGGCCGACTCCGCGGTCTCATTGTTCGAGAAGCAAGTCAGCGCCCAGCAGATCATCCGGCTGAAATACCGCAAGGAAGCGCATTCGCTGGTCTTCGGGGAACGAGAGCCGGAGGCCGGAACGCTCTGGCTCGGTCCACCCAAACGCTACCGGGTGGAGAGCCCGACGCAGACGATCGTGCGTGGCGCCGACACTCTGTGGACCTACACGCCGAGCACCAAGCAGGTCACTCTCCGGGTCGGTGGTCTGGATTCTCTTGAGTTCGGCCCCGCCGGTTTCTTCGGTTCGTTGCGGCAGGATTTCCTCGTTGTAGATTGTCGGCTCGATACGGTCGGGACACATCCCTCCTGGCAGGTGCGCTTGGCGGCCAAGACCGAGACCGCACCGATCCAGCGTCTGACACTTTGGATCGATTGCCGGACACACTGGGCGGCGTCCGCCTCCTACGTCGACTACAACGAAGAAACCGCGCAACTGACGTTCAGCGACTACCGCTTCGACATCATGGAAGGCAAAGACCCCTTTGGATTTGTCTACCCGCGTGGTGTTGAGCGCATTGTCCTCCCGAACACCGATCGCACCCGCCGTCGCGGCGGAGCGGTCGAATAG